In a single window of the Mustela nigripes isolate SB6536 chromosome 17, MUSNIG.SB6536, whole genome shotgun sequence genome:
- the CHST8 gene encoding carbohydrate sulfotransferase 8, whose protein sequence is MTARAGTMRLACMFSSILLFGAAGLLLFISLQDPTELAPQQLPGIKFSIRPQQPYNDVPPGSSQDGDSKAPTEKVPGDLSSRAPRDFHLPVPDQPQAHLNTGARPRPRQRRRRLLIKKMPPAAAVPANGSVGVFARPAPWAPDGHWVTLHRSQQERKRVMREACAKYRASSSRRAVTPRHVSRIFVEDRHRVLYCEVPKAGCSNWKRVLMVLAGLASSTADIPHNTVHYGGALKRLDTFDRQGILHRLSTYTKMLFVREPFERLVSAFRDKFEHPNSYYHPVFGKAIMARYRANASREALRTGSGVRFPEFVQYLLDVHRPVGMDIHWDHVSRLCSPCLIDYDFVGKFESMEDDANFFLSLIRAPRNLTFPRFKDRHSQEARTTAQIARQYFTQLSALQRQRTYDFYYMDYLVFNYSKPFADLY, encoded by the exons GAATAAAGTTCAGCATCAGGCCACAGCAGCCCTACAAC GACGTCCCACCAGGCAGCTCCCAGGATGGTGATTCAAAGGCACCGACGGAGAAGGTCCCCGGAGACTTGTCCAGCCGGGCCCCAAGGGACTTCCACCTGCCAGTGCCAGACCAGCCTCAAGCCCACCTAAACACGggggcccggccccggccccggcagCGCCGGCGGCGGCTACTTATCAAGAAAATGCCCCCTGCGGCAGCTGTCCCGGCCAACGGCTCAGTGGGCGTGTTTGCGCGGCCGGCACCCTGGGCCCCCGACGGCCACTGGGTCACCCTGCATCGCAGCCAGCAGGAGCGCAAGCGGGTGATGCGGGAGGCATGTGCCAAGTATCGGGCCAGCAGCAGCCGCCGGGCGGTCACCCCCCGCCACGTGTCCCGCATCTTCGTTGAGGACCGCCACCGCGTGCTGTACTGCGAGGTGCCCAAGGCGGGCTGCTCCAACTGGAAGAGGGTGCTCATGGTGCTGGCGGGGCTGGCCTCGTCCACCGCTGACATCCCGCACAATACTGTCCACTACGGCGGCGCCCTCAAGCGGCTGGACACCTTTGATCGCCAGGGCATCCTTCACCGCCTCAGCACCTACACCAAGATGCTCTTCGTCCGCGAGCCCTTCGAGAGGCTGGTCTCCGCCTTCCGCGACAAGTTCGAGCACCCCAATAGCTACTACCACCCCGTGTTCGGCAAGGCCATCATGGCCCGTTACCGGGCCAACGCGTCCCGGGAGGCACTGCGGACGGGCTCTGGCGTGCGCTTCCCCGAGTTCGTCCAGTACCTGCTGGACGTGCACCGGCCCGTGGGCATGGACATCCACTGGGACCACGTCAGCCGGCTGTGCAGCCCCTGTCTCATCGACTATGACTTCGTGGGCAAGTTCGAGAGCATGGAGGACGACGCCAACTTCTTCCTGAGCCTCATCCGGGCGCCGCGGAACCTGACCTTCCCGCGGTTCAAAGACCGGCACTCGCAGGAGGCCCGGACCACGGCGCAGATCGCCCGCCAGTACTTCACCCAGCTCTCAGCCCTGCAGCGGCAGCGCACCTACGACTTCTACTACATGGACTACCTGGTTTTCAACTACTCCAAGCCCTTTGCGGACCTGTACTGA